Sequence from the Balearica regulorum gibbericeps isolate bBalReg1 chromosome 15, bBalReg1.pri, whole genome shotgun sequence genome:
TGTTAATGCCAGCTTTTGCAGAAGTGCTGTGCATTTTGGGAGCTGGTGTTCAAGCATATAGCCATTATGATATCTTCACGGAGCTGTTCACATTTAAAGAGGTAATGGACACATCTTAAGAGGATACatctatttttctcttattaTGTTTCAGGAGCACTTACTATAAATAAAGCATACTACAATGAAGTTAAGGGATTAatcatattttatattctgtttctACAGAACCCAAGAATACTCTGAATTGTAGAATTTCTTACTTAAatgttggttaaaaaaaaaaagactggaaacaaaatcaagtttcagacagctttttctctctgtctcagAAAATCCTGCTATGTATGCCATACTTGGATGAGCTTTCTGTGACTTTCCCTTAAGTATATTTAttggaaatatttgtattttataaatacgGCATTACAAGGAGTTGTTATTCTGGCATCACAAAACAGTCAAATGTAGCTGCACACGCACGAAACTTAGTCACTTGTATGAGGAGAATATTAACGGGGTAAACCCCCACATTTAGAATACATGTAATTATGTACTGAAAACTGACAGAATGTTATGTTTCAGCAAGGAGAAATTCTCCAAGCTaatctgtttgtctttttttttcccttgaaggTCAGGATATGGAATCGTACCAAAGAGAAAGCGGTGAAGTTTGCTAATACAGTTAATGGTTCGGTGCAGGTCTGCTCTTCTGCTCAGGAGGCAGTTACTGGGGCTGATGTCATTATAACAGTCACTATGGCAACAACGCCGATTTTATTTGGAGACTGGGTAAAACCAGGTGCCCATATCAATGGTATGCTGTGCTCTCATTGTTTAAAAGTTCCATTTATTATCACATTGTTTAGCatcagaaactgctgaaaaacaaTACTGTGTGCTTCTCAGAATGAATGTTCTTTCTGTTCTGACTCCTCCCCTTTAGTGAGGACCACTTTTCCCAGCCCTGTCCTCCTGTTGTCTGGAGCCAGAACTCCTGCATATTCCAGCACTAGATGGTTGCTAGAGCACGGGAtatgatttcccccccccccccccaccagtgGTGCATCATCTTGGCTACCACATTGTCACTTAACGCTCACCTTGCTCTCCATTTAAATAACCTGTACAAACATGTTATTGTCAAAGTAATTCCTTCTCATTCTACTGTTTCCCTGGTAGTTGTCATCTTTTCCTCACCCAATTTTATAACCTCCTCTATTTGTTCCTTTTTGGGCTGAtaacattgattttatttttttttcttgagttaaAAACATGCAATAAGTGAGTTGAGAACTTCACAATTTGACCTCTAATTATGGTGAGGCTTGGTGGggatttttggggtttttttttcctactattgTGTGGAGTCTCTGGACCTGCCcacatttacttattttattaattgtggGCCTTGTTCAGATGACCTTGTGCACTTTCCAAATGGCATAGTAATAAGACAAAAGCAACTTGTCAAAGGAAGCAATTTAAAGGAAGGTCCCACATTCCAGCAGCATCCTACCAATTTTTCAAGCTCAATTTAGTCCTTTGTCATTGAATGTTGTTGTCTGTGTTATGTCATGGAATGGAAGCCAGAAGTACAACCAAAATCAATTAAGGTCTACAGTCACTGGGGCGACGCATACACAAAgacctctctcctttccttgccttttttttaatttgtctccATTGAGGCATTTGTGCTGTTTGAAGAGGCATTCAAGCAACACGGAATTTGTTATTCTGTAATAGTTggacactttttaaaaacaattgaCCACAGTGtaactggtttgggttttttagccCATAAGAAGTTGATAGTGGTCTTGCTCTATTTAAAGAGTTAAGCTCCTtgacttgttttcattttctccaggTAAGTGAAAAATCCATAGCCTGCTCAATTTGTACTGCTTATAAAGTTACAAGGAAATAATAGGAGGCTATAAGTTTAAAAATCCTAATTTGAATTCTCTGTCTGCATGTGCAAGTCTTTGTTGCACAATACTTTGGTTCTCATCTGCTCAGGATAATTGAGAGATTTTTCAAATCTTATTGTTCTCTATAGACACATAACAAACATAGTCTGGATCAAATGAAAGGATGATAAAATTCAGGGCATTTGGTAATGATCTGATGAAAGGCAAGGGTACAAGAGATAATGGACAAAGGGAGATGATTTTCTTATGCCTCAGCTACCCAGAGTCTGCTGACAAGGATATTCTACCAACAAATCAACTATTCAATGTTTTAGAGGAGCTGTATTAAGTGTTAgttaacttcatttaaaaaataaaaagcaacaaacccCTGTTAATTTGGCAGTTGGAGAAACGGGTTACTGTTTGTCTGCAGAAGAGCAGTAGTAGTCTGTATAGGCTTAAGATTATCTTCCCTGAGTTGTGTCACCAAATGATCAAAGTTTATTCTAACAGTGCCTTCTGTAAGCAGAACAGAGCAATTGTCACGCTTGTCTAGCGGTGTCATTTCCAAGGCTCCTAGCAaaggcttgtttgttttgtagctATACATAGTTACATATGCCTTTACATTTCTTGTATTGATCTGAGATGACAAAGGGCTAAGCAGAGCTACCTcgccttctcttctctgtcaGCAGTACTTGGAAGGAGCAATTTGACCAGTGTACCAAAGAGGTGGAAACAGTGCCAGCGAAGAATCTCGCTTCTGCTTCCTGAAGGGTCACAGACTTTTGTtggcagcagcatctgcacaACTGGCGGTCAAGGATGCTGTATGCTTTAATGAGCTGTAATTTGGAGGGTTGGACCCAGTGTCGTCCCTCATTGACATCAGTGGCAATGTAGGGGGTCAGCACTTACGGAAACAGGCTGTGTTTATGTCAGCGTACCAGCTGTGGCCAGGTTGAGAGAAATCTAGCATTTTTCCCAGTTGCTGAGGCGCAtgctattttttgttgttttatcaATCAGCATGTCCCCAGTGCTAACATCAGTTTATATATTACATCTCCACAATAATGTCTGTTGTTACTTCACGTACGTCTTTTGGACAAAATGTggtctgaatttattttatatattcctCCCAAGTTCATCAGTTTTGTTGTCTTAGCTGTTGGAGCAAGCAGACCTGACTGGAGAGAACTGGATGATGAACTGATGAAGAACTCCGTTCTGTTTGTGGATTCCAGAGAGGCTGCTCTGACAGAATCAGGAGATGTTATATTATCAGGGGTAAGACTTTCTTAAATTACGGACTTTAGTTTTGTGGCAATTGGCTTGTATTTGAACTGAGTTGCTACTGATGTGCTGCACTGAAACTTTTTAGAGCATCACATGTAGTTGTTAACACTTGCCAGGCACAGGCTGAAAGATAAACTGGGACTTCTGCGTGTCTATGCCAAAACCATGCAACGTCTGTAACCCCAAAACAGTGCTATCCACTGTAACTGACTGACTGCGGAAAGTCTGtcagctgtttttctctgaaaaccaTTCCACTCTTCTGTGATTTCTGTCCAGTTTCTGTATTATTTGTCTGAATACTGATCTGCTTCAGTGTGGAAAAGGAATCAGTTCTGGGATAGCAGAACTGGAGGAGTTCTTTCTTTCGAAGTCACtcagaaaaattttttttctcttcatgtgTGTATGGATATAATATCCATACATATATCCATTATGTCTATTTgtgtaaatatgtttttgttttacaggCAGAGATTTTTGCTGAGCTGGGAGAGGTGGTGAAGGGTACGAAACCAGCCTTGCCTGAGAAAACAACAGTATTTAAATCGCTGGGTAAGAACAACCCCTCCTGTGTACAAGTCTGACGGAAAACAATGCCTTGTTATTTATGAGGTCCCCCATGCGTGGGAAAGCTGCTGGTCATCTTCAGAACTGCTGTGGCCATGCACTGTCCAGAAGAAACTAGAATATGatttgcattttccctttttattcccctttttATTTATCTGGCAGGACTGATGTGATGAAAAATGataggaaagcaaacaaacaataggaagaaatacattttccattttgcaattGTTCAACACAACTGCAGTGTTTATTAATGCAGCTCGGACCCGAACGCCCTGCTGAAACACCCCTGAAGTCTGTCTGACCTACAGACAATGTGGCAGCGTACTGTGGCGTTGGAGTTGATGTTTGGGGGAAAAGAGGTCCCGAAGGGCCAAGTTGTGATAGAAACGCTGAAGATCAGACTTGTACTGTTATGTTAACTTCGTATAGCACACCTAACAGTTATACGATGGTTATGAACTTTGAATGTAACACTGTAGGCATTTGGGATGGGGAATGATTTCTGTTCCTGCCCAGTTAGATAATTTCCTGAGTCCTTCTGTTCCCTTCTGaagctgaattattttgtacAGCTGAAGAACAGTTTGAAGGtgtctttcattctttttttcagggatGGCGGTTGAAGATACAGTAGCAGCAAAATTTGTTTATGACTCATGGTCAGCTGGTAACTAGAGAGAAGTCTACAATGCCAACGAGGCCAAGAAAATTGTTTGCACTTAGCTTCTTTCGATCTTTTGTTAACAAGAAAGGCACCGATCCTTTCTGAATGTGGCCCTTTTAGAACATACaagaatgaaaagtaaaattccAGCAATAGACTAATTCCTACAGTTTTCTAATGTCAAGTATTAGATACCTGCAGTATTACTAATAAATGTGTCTCATGTAAGGGCAAGTATTAGATGTTTGCAGTGATATTAACAAGGGTATTTTTACGTATTTTGGTATAATTCTGGAATCAATGCCTTTCCTCCCTGCTTATTTATGTAGCAGAAGTCTGTGGGtgtattttgtggttttagaGAGTTAATTCATACCAGAGTAAAATATATCAGTTCAGAGAATGGGCTCTGGCATCATATCTACCTGTTGGGTGTCGGTGCTATGCTGGCAGTAACCTAGTCCTCAGTCTGTCCTGGAGCACAGCCCACCCCTGACTCCTGGaccccccccttctcctcctgctcagACTGGGATCTGGAAGTCACCATGCCTACTTTcaccccccccaatccccctTCTCTGCCCTCAGACCCAATGGTTCTTCAGTAGAAGACTCAGATTGCAAAAAATGTCCATTTTAACTGGGAGGAAACTGTACTCAAAACCTTCCTTGGTACGTTCCTGGGTGGGATATTGCCACTTTCATATTGCAAGGAGTCACCCAAAATGTGAGTACTAAAAGTGTGTTTTGACTCAACTTTTATCTATATTCTGTGGAGAGATTTTATAAATCTATGGCGTTTGTAAGTTCTCTTTCTAAGCTTCTTGAAGATTGGAACTGTGCAAGCTGATTTCAGTAGGATAAACTTCAAGTATACAGACAAGTATTTTCACCTTTGCTGTACTATGTATTGACTGGAATTGTTCTCTTATCCCAGTGGGTATTTGCTGGGGCAGGAATTTCCACGATCCTTTCTTGGCGGAGGAACCCAGTGATGTTCTACACAGGGAAAAGTTCCAGTTTTGTGCTGTTATGCAACTGCCTTACAAAAGACTGAGCATCTGCTGAAAAATAGGTGTTGCCCTGGAAACAAATTCCTGTCTCAGCCTAGAGCTGTGCcttatgaaattttatttctacttacGTACTAGTTCATGCAGGCTGTTCACTAAGTGTTTCTTCACTCTGTGGAAGATTTAGATGACGTGGTCATTCTATATTGATGCTAGACTACAGCAGAGCAACAGGAAGGAGGTTGAGAAGCAGTTAGCGTTAAAGCCCTTGATGATGCATAAGTAAGTATGGAACAGGTTAATGAGTATAGTGCAGGTGTGACATAAATAATTACAAGCCTGGTGTAAACTAGTTGGGGAAAAAGCAGTAAGTGATAGTCTGTAATTTGCAGATTTTTAGCATGGAAGGGGACCAGACCCGTAAGCGACTAGGGCCaaaggatgtgtgtgtgtgggtaaACATCTAACTCCACTGACCTGGCTTATATCAGcagaaacaagaacagaaatttctccataagcttttgcattttttaatggtAGCAAAATAACCCTTCTATTTCTATACGTGTTTTCTTCTGCGTCACTTCTGAAGTGTTCAGAAATGCGTGTGTTACCTTAGCCTCTTACTTCAGCAATGGAGAACCCCACTGCTGCGAAACAAACGTGACTACCGTCGATGTTCCAGAATTCAAGAACTGTATGGAAACCTGCACTTACTGTTTATGACAATATTATCCCAGTTCTGTGCCTGTGTAAAACAAGGTTTGTAATTTGAAGTGAGGCATGGTGTTTGGGAAGAAGACAAATACGGTTTATTTTCACGTGTACTCTTTACAGACTGCGCTTTTAGAGTAGGTGGAACCAGTCCAAAAGCCTGGTTCTGAAAACCCGCAGTGTTCTCGGCTTTCGTTGGCAATAGGAGGTTCTGGGAGCCTGGCTCCAGCCTTGGACCTCTGAATTCATGAAGAGCATTGGATTCAATTACAATGGGAGTTGCTTGGATGCTGtctctagattttttttgaggggaaataATAGTCTTAATTTCCATGTTTCCTTCTCTTACAAATCAGAGCCTCAAGAAATTGTGTAACTTGcatttatgttaaaattaaatagatAATGCTGTCTGTCTTTGACTTTCATTacttttggtttgggttgttttgggattggtttttggttttgtggggcGGTTTTGGgatggttggtttgtttttgaagatgaggaagaaagtATTCAACTCATTGCACGATCACTCCCTTTATTTCCCCCTTTACATTTACACTGCTCTGCTCCACCGCAATACTCAGTTTTGCAGTCGTCCTCCCATGTTGCATGTTCCCTCCTCTTGATGTCTGTCCCGTGCAGGGTATTAAATCCTTAAGGAAGAAGAATCGTGTCCTTGGCAGTGGGCTGTCTTGGTTTTATGGTTTGCACGTGACACATAAAGTGTCTCTAACTGAACCGTGCTGTACAAATGTTGCTAAGGAGTCAGATCTGGGATTCACTAATTTAAATACTTCAcattataaaagaaacaaaggggttggtgaagaaatttggaaaacagcaaaacacataagtgggggaaaaaactgaACTGTGAgtgttcctttttatttttttttcccctcattgtTCCACATGGCCGCTTTAGACCAGCGGCCAATTTCCAGGACCACCCTGCAAGAAAAGGACTAGCACTattgcacttctttttttttaagggtgtatgtatatatacataccgGGTTTCTTATTCAGTCTCTAGATGCAATTCCTGAAGGATGAGGAACTCCTTCCCGTAGATCTTGTGCTGGATCTGCCAGCTCCACAGAGTTACATGCGGAGCAACTATGTAAGCATCCTTCCCTCCTTGCCCTGTTGAACACTTGGGAGTTTCTTAGCCGAAATGAGAACAGCCCAGCAGGTTAATAACACAGGGTCTGGGGGAAGCTGTCTGACTTAATTACTGTGCTAAGCACAGCGGTCATTTCAGGTTGTGCAGAACAGGGCTCGGATGTGACTGCTTCGTGGAAGAAAATATCAACCCGCTCAAGTACAGGAGTCCCGGGAAGAAAGAATGCGGTATAAAGTCCAGCCGAGAAAAGGAATTATAATACACAAATCAAAGTAACAAGAAGAAGATGTGGAAAGAGGGAAGCATGACAAAATAGATTATTAACTAGGATCGGTGTCCACAAATGCAGTATACCCCTAAAGAAAAATGATAGCTGGCTAACTGAAAGCtataaaaagagatttaaagaTAAAAGTCCTGCTAATAATTGTGACTCTCAAATTTGAGGTCTTAGGCAGGGCAAGGCTACTACAAGCATCTTATTAGGTTCACAAAACTCCACAGAAGTGATTAATTCATATCAGAGAGTGCTGTCTTCCTGAGAGAGATGAAGGGAACCCAGGAAACGCTGGCTGAGAAGAGTCCTGGTTTCTGGGACTTCACGTGGCAAATGCACCCTGTAGGAACCAAGCTGAGGATACACCAAACCAGATCAAATACgttgaaaataaaacctcagcTTCTTGTAGTTAAAAGTATTGCAGTCTTGGTGCCATTTAGGACATGATGGGTGCTGGCAACTGGGCAGTTTAATGAGATGAGAAAAGAATATACAACTCACACCGAACATCTCTTGGCAAGGtacttcatgtatttttaaattaataccaATACAGAGGCAAACCACTTCACTGACAAGAACAGGAAACTTGCTGTTAATTAGCCTTATTTACGTTTGTTCAGAGGCTATTATCAGCCATAGCTGACATCAAGATTCAGAGGCATTTTCTAAGATATCGTCAGTTCCAGGAAGGGTGGTTTGTCACAATCTAACTCAAGCGAATGGAGAAACCTCAAAGCTCTCGAGCTTTGGGGTGCTCTTTGCATTGTGGTTTtggagaagaagggaagggcTTTATTAAGGAACGTAGCGTGGCTGGTCTTCACTGATATTTAAAGTTACTCTGACGAGAAGAAATCCAATTCCCATAAACAGTTTAGGGAGAAGCAGGTTTGAATCTACAGCTTTTGAGTTTTTactttcatcttctttctttttggcagAATGTGCTTTAATTAATACCCCGTGCACCACAGCcatctctgcagagagaaaaatctttttccttgctgtacTTTCTAAAGCAATTGGTAACCTctctgccttttgctttagcAGACATCTGAAAAGAATTGCATGCTCcttagaaagaggaaaagaatgaaTCAGTGTGCAGGTCACAGCAACAGGCACGTTAATTTATAAGGAAGTATCTACAGTCTTTCCAGGGTCCTTGagtgcttgttttcttttattcacgGCGTTCAGGACTTTCTTTCTTGGCCCAAGCTCCATCTGAATGCTTTGTAGATCTTCATCAGAACATAGCATCAGGGCATCCAAATCAATTTTTTCCCTCATAAAGACTGGAAGAAACTCATCCAGCATCTGTGATGCCAGAAATACCTCAAGGGGCGTGGTCTCTGTTTCCTCCTCATCCCAAATGACTTCTTCCTCATGCCAAGGGATATCAGCACCATTTTCAGCATCATCTTCCCCGCCCTTCTCAGCATTTTCATACTGAAAGAGCTCACTGGACATTTTAAAGCTTATAACTTCTTGCTCAGAAGACACAGTTCCAGGATTTATATCTGCAGCCAAATTCCTTCCAAATACAATCTTGCCGAGACCTGGCCGCTTAAAAATGGAGACCTGACTGTCATTATCAGAAAAGTTTTTCTCTCCGAGGTCATTCAGTAATTCATCCTCCTCTTTCTCATCGAAAAAATGCATCACAGTTCTCCTACCCGTACCATTCTCTTGGTCATTGCTTTGTGTTTCCTGGCTTCTTGTGCTGTCAGCTGCCTTTTTTGCCCTCAGTTTGAAAGTATCTTTCAGATTTTTGGTGAAAGGACTTGTTGTATTTGAAGCAAAGAGACTAGGCAACTTTACTCGGGAGTGTGTCCCTCGGGAAGAATTTACTGTGTCaaccttttctttcatataatTCCGGTTCATTTCATGCTGGTGTTTCTCTTGGCGCTTCTCGCATTCCTTGATTTGTTTCTCCACATTCTTCTGGGCCTGTGCTTTGAGTTTGGAGACCTTCTTTGGGTTCAACATGTTCTGCTCGGTGGCGGCTTTGTCCAGGATTTGGACACATTCATTGCGGTCTCTGCTGGCAGCCACCTCCAGGGGAGTGCG
This genomic interval carries:
- the ANKS4B gene encoding ankyrin repeat and SAM domain-containing protein 4B; this translates as MSSRYHKAAADGNLDLLKEATRKDLNTSDEDGMTPTLLAAYHGYLEALEVICRRGGDPDKCDIWGNTPLHHAACNGHIHCVSFLINFGANIFALDNDLRTPLEVAASRDRNECVQILDKAATEQNMLNPKKVSKLKAQAQKNVEKQIKECEKRQEKHQHEMNRNYMKEKVDTVNSSRGTHSRVKLPSLFASNTTSPFTKNLKDTFKLRAKKAADSTRSQETQSNDQENGTGRRTVMHFFDEKEEDELLNDLGEKNFSDNDSQVSIFKRPGLGKIVFGRNLAADINPGTVSSEQEVISFKMSSELFQYENAEKGGEDDAENGADIPWHEEEVIWDEEETETTPLEVFLASQMLDEFLPVFMREKIDLDALMLCSDEDLQSIQMELGPRKKVLNAVNKRKQALKDPGKTVDTSL
- the CRYM gene encoding ketimine reductase mu-crystallin, yielding MGSTPPVFIGAEEVEKHLHRASLLLPALEAALANFSAGAAGGVVQPVRTVVPVHRHGGFLGVMPAYSAADDALTTKLVTFYEHKKDSSVPSHQATVLLFDPRNGSLKAVLDGSVITAKRTAAVSAIATKLLMPAFAEVLCILGAGVQAYSHYDIFTELFTFKEVRIWNRTKEKAVKFANTVNGSVQVCSSAQEAVTGADVIITVTMATTPILFGDWVKPGAHINAVGASRPDWRELDDELMKNSVLFVDSREAALTESGDVILSGAEIFAELGEVVKGTKPALPEKTTVFKSLGMAVEDTVAAKFVYDSWSAGN